Proteins from a single region of Pseudomonas sp. 10S4:
- the uraD gene encoding 2-oxo-4-hydroxy-4-carboxy-5-ureidoimidazoline decarboxylase codes for MSTFQTLKPSTLSRDAFVAAFADIYEHSPWVAEKAFDLGQDAAIDEIETLHQRMSDILLSADHQSQLELVVAHPDLAGKAAVQGELTEASTNEQAGAGIHQCSSDEFQRFTELNDAYKAKFKFPFIMAVKGSNRHQILAAFETRIHNSADTEFKCALAEINKIALFRLLTL; via the coding sequence ATGAGCACCTTCCAGACACTGAAACCGTCGACCCTGAGCCGCGATGCGTTTGTCGCCGCCTTTGCCGACATCTACGAACATTCGCCATGGGTGGCCGAAAAGGCTTTCGACCTGGGCCAGGACGCTGCGATCGACGAGATCGAAACCCTGCACCAGCGCATGAGCGACATTTTGTTGAGCGCTGATCACCAAAGCCAGCTTGAGCTGGTCGTCGCTCACCCCGACCTGGCCGGCAAAGCTGCCGTCCAGGGCGAACTGACCGAAGCCAGCACTAATGAACAGGCTGGCGCCGGTATTCACCAATGCTCGAGCGATGAGTTTCAACGCTTCACCGAGCTGAATGACGCCTACAAGGCCAAGTTCAAGTTTCCCTTCATCATGGCGGTAAAAGGCAGCAACCGGCATCAGATCCTCGCGGCGTTCGAAACGCGCATTCACAACTCGGCAGACACCGAATTCAAATGCGCGCTGGCGGAGATCAACAAGATAGCGTTGTTCCGATTACTGACTCTCTAG
- a CDS encoding ureidoglycolate lyase — protein MRTLTIEPLTKEAFAPFGDVIETDGSDHFMINNGSTMRFHKLATVQTATPEDNAIISIFRADAQDMPLTVSMLERHPLGSQAFIPLLGNPFLIVVAPLGDEPVSGLVRAFVTNGRQGINYHRGVWHHPVLTIEKRDDFLVVDRSGTGNNCDEHFFKEDERLILAPHQ, from the coding sequence ATGCGCACATTGACGATTGAACCGCTGACCAAAGAAGCCTTCGCCCCTTTCGGTGACGTGATTGAAACCGACGGTAGCGATCACTTCATGATCAACAACGGTTCGACCATGCGCTTCCATAAACTGGCGACGGTGCAAACCGCCACGCCAGAGGATAACGCGATCATCAGCATCTTCCGCGCCGACGCGCAGGACATGCCGCTGACCGTCAGCATGCTGGAGCGTCACCCGCTGGGCAGCCAGGCTTTCATCCCGCTGCTCGGCAACCCCTTTCTGATCGTGGTCGCGCCACTTGGCGATGAACCTGTATCAGGCTTGGTCCGCGCCTTCGTCACCAACGGCAGGCAGGGCATTAATTACCATCGCGGCGTTTGGCACCATCCGGTGCTGACGATCGAAAAGCGGGATGACTTCCTGGTGGTTGATCGCAGTGGCACAGGCAATAACTGCGATGAGCATTTTTTCAAAGAGGATGAGCGTTTGATCCTTGCCCCCCACCAATAA
- a CDS encoding urate hydroxylase PuuD, with translation MEAHLLEWLNLSVRWVHMITGVAWIGASFYFVWLENNLNRVNPKSGLAGDLWAIHGGGIYHLEKYKLAPPTMPDNLHWFKWEAYFTWMSGIALLCVVFYSNPTLYLLAPGSSLSGPEGVAIGIGSLFIGWFIYSFLCDSALGKRPALLGGILFVLIIGAAYGFSKVFSGRGAYLHVGAIIGTIMVGNVFRIIMPAQRALVAAIAENRTPDPALPAKGLLRSRHNNYFTLPVLFIMISNHFPSTYGSQYNWLILAGIAVLAVLVRHYFNTRHNSHKFAWTLPVAAVGMISLAYVTGPSPMPTAPEVAKAPAAIEYQPLPETALGGGAKPEAAKPAAPAAPAASPAQASSQGPAFDKVHSVIQERCAVCHSAKPTSPLFSAAPAGVMFDTPQQIQQLAPRIQAQAVASQIMPLGNITQMTQQERDLIGAWINQGAQVN, from the coding sequence GTGGAAGCACATCTGTTGGAATGGCTGAACCTTAGCGTGCGCTGGGTTCACATGATTACTGGCGTGGCCTGGATCGGTGCGTCGTTCTATTTCGTCTGGCTGGAAAACAACCTCAATCGGGTCAACCCGAAAAGCGGTCTGGCGGGCGATCTGTGGGCGATCCACGGCGGCGGTATCTATCACCTGGAAAAATACAAATTGGCTCCACCGACCATGCCGGACAACCTGCACTGGTTCAAATGGGAAGCCTACTTCACCTGGATGTCGGGGATCGCGCTGCTGTGCGTGGTGTTCTACTCCAACCCGACGCTGTACTTGCTGGCTCCGGGCAGCAGCCTGAGCGGTCCTGAAGGCGTGGCCATCGGTATCGGCTCGCTGTTCATCGGCTGGTTCATCTACTCCTTCCTCTGCGACTCGGCCCTGGGCAAACGCCCTGCCCTGCTCGGCGGAATTTTGTTCGTGCTGATCATCGGCGCGGCCTACGGCTTCAGCAAAGTGTTCAGCGGTCGTGGTGCGTACCTGCACGTTGGCGCGATCATCGGCACCATCATGGTCGGTAACGTGTTCCGCATCATCATGCCGGCGCAACGTGCGTTGGTCGCGGCGATTGCCGAGAACCGCACACCCGATCCGGCGCTGCCGGCCAAAGGTTTGCTGCGTTCGCGTCACAACAACTACTTCACCTTGCCCGTGCTGTTCATCATGATCAGCAACCACTTTCCGAGCACCTACGGCAGCCAATACAACTGGCTGATCCTGGCCGGGATCGCGGTGCTGGCGGTGTTGGTGCGTCACTACTTCAACACCCGTCACAACAGCCACAAGTTTGCCTGGACCCTGCCGGTTGCAGCCGTCGGCATGATCAGCCTGGCTTACGTGACTGGCCCGTCGCCGATGCCTACTGCGCCTGAAGTCGCGAAGGCCCCTGCCGCCATTGAGTACCAACCGTTGCCGGAAACTGCCCTCGGTGGTGGTGCCAAACCTGAAGCGGCCAAGCCGGCAGCACCTGCCGCGCCTGCCGCCTCACCGGCGCAAGCGTCGAGCCAGGGCCCGGCGTTCGACAAAGTGCACAGCGTGATTCAGGAACGCTGCGCCGTGTGCCATTCGGCCAAACCGACCAGCCCGCTGTTCAGTGCAGCACCGGCCGGCGTGATGTTCGATACCCCGCAACAAATCCAGCAATTGGCCCCGCGGATTCAGGCGCAAGCCGTCGCCAGCCAGATCATGCCACTGGGCAACATCACACAGATGACCCAGCAGGAACGTGACCTGATTGGTGCCTGGATCAATCAGGGAGCTCAAGTCAACTAA
- a CDS encoding nucleobase:cation symporter-2 family protein, producing MSELSEARIPDAPAIQRLPLLQLILVGLQHVLLMYGGAIAVPLIIGQAAGLSREEIAFLINADLLVAGIATVVQSLGIGPMGIRMPVMMGASFAAVGSMVAMAGMPGIGLQGIFGATIAAGFFGMIIAPFMSKVVRFFPPLVTGTVITSIGLSLFPVAVNWAGGGAGATQFGSPIYLAIAALVLATILLIHRFMRGFWVNISVLIGMCLGYALCGVIGMVDLSGMAQAPWVQIVTPLHFGMPKFELAPILSMCLVVVIIFVESTGMFLALGKITGQEVCPRMLRRGLLCDAGASFFAGFFNTFTHSSFAQNIGLVQMTGVRCRSVTIVAGGLLVVLSLLPKAAFLVASIPPAVLGGAAIAMFGMVAATGIKILQEANIGDRRNQLLVAVSIGMGLIPVVRPEFFAHLPLWMSPITHSGIAMATLSALSLNLLFNILGGRERAAINDCHAHTH from the coding sequence ATGTCCGAGCTATCCGAAGCGCGCATCCCCGACGCACCCGCGATTCAGCGTTTGCCTCTTTTGCAACTGATCCTGGTCGGTCTGCAACACGTACTGCTGATGTACGGCGGCGCCATCGCGGTACCGCTGATCATCGGACAGGCCGCGGGCCTGAGTCGTGAAGAAATCGCCTTTTTGATCAACGCCGACCTGCTGGTCGCCGGCATTGCCACCGTTGTGCAATCGCTTGGGATCGGCCCGATGGGCATCCGCATGCCGGTGATGATGGGCGCCAGTTTCGCGGCCGTCGGCAGCATGGTCGCCATGGCCGGCATGCCCGGTATCGGCCTGCAAGGGATCTTCGGCGCGACCATCGCCGCCGGATTCTTCGGCATGATCATCGCGCCGTTCATGTCCAAAGTCGTACGCTTCTTCCCGCCGCTGGTGACCGGCACCGTCATCACCTCGATCGGTTTGTCGCTGTTCCCCGTGGCCGTGAACTGGGCCGGCGGCGGTGCTGGCGCGACTCAATTCGGTTCACCGATTTACCTGGCCATCGCCGCGCTGGTGCTGGCGACCATTCTATTGATCCACCGCTTTATGCGCGGTTTCTGGGTCAACATTTCCGTGCTGATCGGCATGTGCCTGGGCTACGCGCTCTGTGGCGTGATCGGCATGGTCGATCTCAGCGGCATGGCTCAAGCGCCATGGGTGCAGATCGTCACGCCGCTGCACTTCGGCATGCCGAAATTTGAACTCGCACCGATCCTGTCGATGTGCCTGGTGGTGGTGATTATCTTCGTCGAGTCCACCGGGATGTTCCTCGCCCTGGGCAAGATCACCGGTCAGGAAGTCTGCCCACGGATGCTGCGTCGCGGCTTGCTGTGTGATGCCGGCGCCTCGTTTTTCGCCGGTTTCTTCAACACTTTCACCCATTCCTCCTTCGCCCAGAACATCGGCCTGGTGCAGATGACCGGCGTGCGTTGCCGCTCGGTGACCATCGTCGCCGGCGGTTTGCTGGTGGTGTTGAGCCTGCTGCCGAAAGCGGCGTTCCTGGTGGCGTCGATTCCGCCGGCGGTACTGGGCGGCGCGGCCATTGCGATGTTCGGCATGGTTGCGGCCACGGGCATCAAGATCCTGCAAGAAGCCAACATCGGTGACCGCCGCAACCAGCTGCTGGTGGCAGTGAGCATCGGCATGGGCCTGATCCCGGTGGTCCGTCCGGAGTTCTTCGCGCACCTGCCACTGTGGATGAGCCCGATCACCCACAGCGGCATCGCCATGGCCACGCTGAGCGCCCTGTCGTTGAACCTGCTGTTCAACATTCTCGGTGGTAGAGAACGCGCGGCCATCAACGACTGCCACGCCCACACGCACTGA
- the uraH gene encoding hydroxyisourate hydrolase: MGRLTTHVLDAAHGCPGSSIKVELYRVEGSQLELVASAITNSDGRVDAPLLQGDDYRSGVYQVQFHAGDYYRARGVQLPEPAFLDVVVLRFGISAEQDHYHVPLLISPYSYSTYRGS; this comes from the coding sequence ATGGGACGTTTGACTACACACGTTTTGGACGCTGCACACGGTTGCCCGGGCAGCTCGATCAAGGTCGAGTTGTACCGCGTTGAAGGCTCGCAGCTGGAATTGGTCGCCAGCGCGATTACCAACAGCGACGGCCGTGTCGATGCACCGCTGCTGCAAGGCGATGACTACCGTTCCGGGGTCTATCAGGTTCAGTTTCATGCGGGCGATTACTACCGCGCCCGTGGCGTTCAGCTGCCGGAACCCGCGTTCCTGGACGTAGTCGTGCTGCGGTTCGGCATCTCTGCTGAACAGGATCACTACCACGTGCCACTGCTGATTTCGCCCTACAGCTATTCGACCTACAGAGGAAGCTAG
- a CDS encoding MarR family winged helix-turn-helix transcriptional regulator: protein MLDLKNPTTQQQAMEAFFFGYQAFTAKADEMLERRGLSRVHQRIVFFIARYPNLSVKELLALLGVTKQALNIPLRQLVEMHLVDSVASETDKRKRLLELTDDGARFEQSLRREQVTLLERVFAEAGETAVNGWLAVNLALGEVTRVDRSDA from the coding sequence ATGCTTGACCTTAAAAACCCCACGACCCAGCAACAAGCGATGGAAGCGTTTTTCTTCGGCTACCAGGCTTTCACGGCCAAGGCTGACGAGATGCTTGAGCGTCGCGGCTTGAGCCGGGTGCATCAGCGCATCGTGTTTTTCATCGCCCGTTACCCGAACCTGAGTGTGAAGGAGTTGCTGGCATTGCTCGGCGTGACCAAACAGGCGTTGAACATTCCACTGCGTCAGTTGGTGGAGATGCATTTGGTGGACAGCGTGGCGTCCGAGACTGACAAGCGAAAACGGCTGCTCGAATTGACTGACGATGGCGCGCGGTTTGAGCAATCGCTGCGGCGTGAGCAGGTGACGTTGCTGGAGCGGGTATTTGCCGAGGCTGGGGAGACGGCGGTGAATGGGTGGTTGGCGGTGAATCTGGCGTTGGGAGAAGTGACCCGGGTTGACCGGTCAGACGCCTGA
- a CDS encoding outer membrane protein OmpK, which yields MKRTCTSLMLAGSLLAGGQAMADNGDLLLWQNNSLTYLYGKGFKVNPSIQQTVTFEHADAWKYGDNFLFVDKIFYNGKDDANSGPNSTYGEFSPRISLGKVLDKKIEFGPIKDVLLAMTYEFGEGDVESYLIGPGFDLAIPGFDYFQLNFYQRHPDGDRPGNNVWQITPVWSYTIPVGDSSVLIDGYMDWVVDNDKNARGDYHANLHFNPQVKYDLGKALNFGAKQLYVGVEYDYWKNKYGIDDTNSFTTNQNVTSLLVKFHF from the coding sequence ATGAAACGCACGTGCACCAGCCTGATGCTCGCGGGATCCTTGTTGGCCGGGGGCCAGGCAATGGCTGACAATGGCGACCTGCTGCTTTGGCAGAACAACAGCCTGACCTACCTCTACGGCAAGGGCTTCAAGGTCAACCCGTCCATTCAGCAAACCGTCACCTTTGAGCACGCCGACGCCTGGAAATACGGGGATAACTTCCTGTTCGTCGACAAGATCTTCTACAACGGCAAGGACGACGCCAACTCGGGTCCGAACTCCACTTATGGCGAGTTCAGCCCGCGTATTTCGCTGGGCAAGGTCCTGGACAAAAAGATCGAGTTCGGCCCGATCAAAGACGTGCTGCTGGCCATGACTTACGAGTTTGGTGAAGGCGACGTCGAGTCCTACCTGATCGGCCCGGGTTTCGACCTGGCGATCCCCGGCTTCGACTACTTCCAGCTGAACTTCTACCAGCGCCATCCTGATGGTGATCGTCCGGGCAACAATGTCTGGCAGATCACACCAGTCTGGTCCTATACCATCCCGGTTGGCGATTCGAGCGTCCTGATCGATGGCTACATGGACTGGGTGGTCGACAACGATAAAAACGCCCGTGGCGATTACCACGCTAACCTGCACTTCAACCCGCAGGTCAAATACGACTTGGGCAAAGCGCTGAATTTCGGCGCGAAGCAGTTGTACGTCGGTGTCGAGTACGACTACTGGAAGAACAAGTACGGGATTGATGACACCAATTCGTTCACCACCAATCAGAACGTGACGAGCTTGCTGGTGAAGTTCCACTTCTGA
- the puuE gene encoding allantoinase PuuE: MSADYPRDLVGYGSNPPHPHWPGNARIALSFVLNYEEGGERNILHGDKESEAFLSEMVSAQPLQGARNMSMESLYEYGSRAGVWRVLKLFKEFDIPLTIFAVAMAAQRHPDVIRAMVDAGHEICSHGYRWIDYQYMDEAQEREHMLEAIRILTELTGERPLGWYTGRTGPNTRRLVMEEGGFLYDCDTYDDDLPYWEPNNPTGKPHLVIPYTLDTNDMRFTQVQGFNKGDDFFEYLKDAFDVLYAEGAEAPKMLSIGLHCRLIGRPARLASLKRFIEYAKSHEQVWFSRRVDIARHWHETHPYQGAAK; the protein is encoded by the coding sequence GTGAGCGCTGACTACCCACGCGACCTGGTCGGTTACGGCAGTAACCCTCCGCACCCACACTGGCCGGGCAATGCCCGCATCGCCTTGTCCTTCGTACTCAATTACGAGGAAGGTGGCGAGCGCAATATCCTGCACGGCGACAAAGAGTCCGAAGCCTTCCTCTCGGAAATGGTCTCGGCGCAGCCGCTGCAAGGCGCGCGCAACATGAGCATGGAATCCCTTTACGAGTATGGCAGCCGCGCGGGTGTCTGGCGGGTGCTGAAGCTGTTCAAGGAATTCGACATTCCGCTGACCATCTTCGCCGTAGCGATGGCCGCCCAGCGTCACCCGGACGTGATCCGCGCGATGGTCGATGCCGGCCACGAAATCTGCAGCCACGGCTATCGCTGGATCGACTATCAGTACATGGACGAAGCGCAGGAACGCGAGCACATGCTCGAAGCGATCCGCATCCTCACCGAACTCACAGGCGAACGCCCACTGGGCTGGTACACCGGCCGCACCGGCCCGAACACCCGTCGGCTGGTGATGGAAGAAGGCGGTTTCCTCTACGACTGCGACACCTACGACGACGACCTGCCCTACTGGGAACCGAACAACCCGACCGGCAAGCCGCACTTGGTGATCCCGTACACGCTGGACACCAACGACATGCGTTTCACCCAGGTCCAGGGTTTCAACAAGGGCGACGATTTCTTCGAGTACCTCAAAGATGCATTCGATGTGCTTTACGCTGAAGGCGCCGAAGCACCGAAGATGCTGTCGATCGGCCTGCACTGCCGACTGATCGGCCGTCCGGCGCGTCTGGCCTCGCTCAAGCGTTTTATCGAATACGCTAAAAGTCATGAACAGGTGTGGTTCAGCCGTCGCGTCGACATCGCTCGCCACTGGCACGAAACCCACCCGTACCAAGGGGCTGCCAAATGA
- a CDS encoding LysE family translocator, with protein sequence MSLETWLLFSGAALVVILIPGPLSLLMISNSLNYGLRRSYPAFLGGVIASICLLSASALGLGALLLASEQLFSALKIVGALYLFYLAWKSWQQSRQPSHGAEVPQAAPVPRFRALFGRAFVLGASNPKDILFFAAFLPQFLSAEQPFLPQLLVMIATWTVLDLLCKLAYGLGAHGAARYLRSGKGQSWFNRISAALFGGAGAASLLSR encoded by the coding sequence ATGAGTCTGGAAACCTGGCTGCTGTTCAGCGGCGCCGCGCTGGTGGTAATCCTGATCCCGGGGCCATTGTCTTTGCTGATGATCAGCAACAGCCTGAACTACGGGTTGCGCCGTTCGTACCCGGCGTTTCTCGGCGGGGTGATTGCCTCGATTTGTCTGCTCAGTGCGTCGGCGCTGGGTCTGGGCGCCCTGCTGCTGGCGTCGGAACAGCTGTTCAGCGCGCTGAAGATCGTTGGCGCGCTGTACCTGTTTTACCTCGCCTGGAAGAGCTGGCAACAATCGCGTCAACCGTCCCACGGCGCCGAAGTGCCCCAGGCCGCACCTGTGCCACGCTTTCGCGCACTGTTCGGACGCGCGTTTGTGTTGGGCGCAAGTAATCCAAAAGACATCCTGTTTTTCGCCGCTTTCCTGCCGCAGTTCTTGAGCGCTGAACAGCCGTTCCTGCCGCAATTGCTGGTGATGATTGCAACCTGGACGGTGTTGGATCTGCTGTGCAAGTTGGCGTATGGGCTGGGTGCCCATGGCGCGGCGCGGTATCTGCGCAGTGGCAAGGGCCAGAGTTGGTTTAACCGGATTAGTGCCGCGTTGTTCGGTGGCGCGGGCGCCGCGTCGTTGTTGAGCCGCTAA
- a CDS encoding RHS repeat-associated core domain-containing protein yields the protein MKDSVDAGWQLSLSNQAGSVLEFRDSRGSQRRTEYDALQRPITVTEQLANESPQVTERLDYGAVDEDRALRNQCGRLVRHDHPAGSRQVIQYGLNGEALSEQTHFLLSLESPDWPLEIMARKELLEETGFETNLRCGPTGEMLGQIDAMENQRLFAYTRAGELKSTQLKLAGADGSPELLVDEIHYDASGNVVGERMGNDVRTTASYAAEDGRLLQLMSRDARGQALQVLDYAYDPVGNVRSVQDHAQLTRHFNGQRIEPINRFRYDSLYQLIEATGREVSQPSHGPALPTWKTLPLDPNQLRNYTQRFDYDAAGNLIRRQHGGAETFEMFTSDNSNRSVADNEDLVDGFDANGNQQTLLRGQPMDWDVRNQLSRVAMVSRENGPDDSECYFYASAGQRARKTRLTHTARRTLLADVRYLPGVELHCNAATGEEWHVICVLAGRSQVCALHWVTRLPKGLQNNQLRYSLNDHLGSSTVELDKEGQLLSREGYYPYGGTAWWVGHGDSAGGYKTIRYSGKERDASGLYYFGWRYYAPWLQRWLSADPAGDVNGLNLFVFCGNNPVSYADRQGLMWGDISFSEAMLDLRYGVINYLHMLRGPDADEVNDLVTSGFRTALASLTTVTEMLKPSDTSDPDMNVVRHYAKNSFGPGFDSGALLERLGLLKEMMEFYVEHPSHIALVKRSDIQTVMGNARGQEKSCMPACALFQMMSSIDWSFLRRNFLALTRWILPLFTRWP from the coding sequence ATGAAGGACAGCGTTGATGCCGGTTGGCAACTGAGCCTGTCGAATCAGGCTGGCTCGGTACTCGAATTCCGGGACAGCCGCGGTAGCCAGCGTCGTACCGAATACGATGCGCTGCAGCGGCCGATCACCGTGACGGAGCAATTGGCCAATGAGTCGCCGCAAGTAACTGAGCGCCTGGACTATGGCGCGGTCGACGAAGACCGCGCGCTGCGTAACCAGTGTGGCCGGTTGGTCCGTCACGATCATCCGGCAGGCTCTCGTCAGGTCATTCAATATGGCTTGAATGGCGAGGCTTTGTCAGAGCAAACGCATTTTCTGCTCAGTCTGGAATCACCTGACTGGCCTCTCGAAATAATGGCTCGCAAAGAGTTGCTTGAAGAGACGGGCTTCGAGACCAATCTACGGTGCGGTCCCACAGGTGAGATGCTCGGCCAGATCGATGCCATGGAGAATCAGCGTCTGTTCGCTTACACGCGCGCCGGGGAGTTAAAAAGCACGCAATTGAAGTTGGCAGGCGCTGATGGATCCCCTGAGTTATTGGTCGACGAGATTCACTACGATGCGTCTGGCAATGTGGTTGGCGAGCGCATGGGTAATGATGTACGAACCACAGCGAGCTATGCCGCTGAGGATGGGCGCCTGCTGCAACTGATGTCTCGCGATGCCCGGGGCCAGGCTCTTCAGGTACTGGACTATGCCTACGATCCCGTTGGTAACGTTCGCAGTGTTCAAGACCATGCTCAATTGACGCGGCACTTCAACGGGCAACGGATCGAACCGATCAATCGTTTCCGCTATGACAGCCTCTACCAACTGATCGAAGCCACCGGCCGGGAGGTCAGCCAGCCCAGTCACGGCCCGGCCTTGCCCACCTGGAAAACATTGCCACTGGATCCCAACCAACTGCGCAACTACACCCAGAGGTTTGACTACGACGCCGCCGGCAATTTAATACGCCGTCAACATGGCGGCGCTGAAACTTTCGAAATGTTCACTTCGGACAACAGCAACCGTAGCGTCGCCGATAACGAGGACTTGGTTGACGGTTTCGATGCTAACGGTAATCAGCAGACGTTATTGCGCGGCCAGCCGATGGACTGGGATGTTCGCAATCAATTGAGTCGGGTCGCGATGGTCAGTCGAGAAAACGGGCCTGACGATAGTGAATGTTATTTTTATGCCAGCGCTGGGCAGCGCGCGCGCAAAACGCGCCTTACCCACACGGCCCGCCGCACGCTGTTGGCCGATGTTCGTTACTTGCCGGGCGTGGAGCTTCATTGCAATGCGGCCACTGGTGAAGAGTGGCATGTCATCTGCGTATTAGCGGGACGCAGCCAGGTGTGTGCGTTGCATTGGGTCACGAGACTGCCTAAAGGCCTGCAAAACAATCAACTTCGCTACAGCCTCAATGATCATCTTGGGTCAAGCACCGTGGAGTTGGATAAAGAGGGCCAATTGCTCAGTCGAGAGGGTTATTACCCCTATGGCGGCACCGCTTGGTGGGTGGGGCACGGTGACTCAGCGGGCGGGTACAAAACCATCCGTTATTCAGGCAAGGAAAGAGATGCCTCAGGGCTTTATTACTTTGGGTGGCGCTACTACGCACCATGGTTGCAGCGGTGGCTGAGTGCTGATCCGGCGGGTGATGTGAATGGTCTGAATTTGTTCGTGTTTTGCGGTAATAACCCGGTTAGTTACGCGGACCGGCAAGGACTGATGTGGGGAGATATTTCTTTTTCAGAAGCAATGCTGGATTTGAGATACGGAGTTATCAATTACTTGCATATGTTGCGGGGCCCGGACGCCGACGAGGTCAACGATCTAGTCACTTCCGGGTTCAGAACGGCGCTGGCGAGTTTGACCACGGTAACTGAAATGCTCAAACCTTCCGATACGTCGGATCCCGATATGAATGTTGTCAGGCACTACGCCAAAAACTCGTTCGGACCTGGATTCGATTCGGGGGCATTGCTTGAGAGGCTTGGTTTGTTGAAGGAGATGATGGAATTTTATGTCGAGCACCCCTCGCATATTGCGTTGGTCAAACGTTCGGACATCCAGACCGTCATGGGCAATGCGCGTGGGCAGGAAAAAAGCTGTATGCCGGCGTGCGCATTGTTCCAAATGATGAGTTCGATCGATTGGTCATTTCTGAGAAGGAACTTTTTAGCCCTGACACGCTGGATATTGCCTTTGTTCACGCGATGGCCATAA
- a CDS encoding NCS2 family permease, producing MESRKSEASSLDLSPPLRNGWLERIFKLSLHGTTVKTELIAGLTTFITMAYIIFVNPNIMADAGINHGAAFVATCIAAALGCLLMGLYANWPVGLAPGMGLNAFFTYTVVGTMGYNWETALGAVFVSGVLFMILTFSKIREWLLNSIPVSLRYAMGAGVGLFLGIIGLKTAGIIVASPATLIKLGSLREPGPLLAAICFLMIAVLSYHKVFGAILISIITVTLAGWGLGLVHYGGIMSAPPSLAPTWMAMNIAGVFNVSMISVVLAFLFVHMFDTAGTLMGVAQRAGLVNADGRIENLSRAMKADSASSVFGAMVGVPPVTSYVESAAGVAAGGRTGLTAVTVGVLFIAAMFFAPLAGMIPAYATAGALIYVAMLMMSGMAHINWDEATDSIPAIVTAIMMPLTFSVADGIALGFITYVVLKAGTGKYKEISASLWVLCAIFIAKFIFL from the coding sequence GTGGAAAGCCGCAAATCCGAAGCTTCGTCGCTGGATCTCTCGCCGCCGTTACGTAATGGCTGGCTGGAGCGCATCTTCAAACTCAGCTTGCATGGCACCACGGTGAAGACCGAGCTGATTGCCGGTCTGACAACCTTCATCACGATGGCCTACATCATCTTCGTCAACCCGAACATCATGGCTGACGCTGGCATCAACCACGGCGCGGCGTTCGTTGCCACCTGCATCGCTGCGGCACTGGGTTGCCTGTTGATGGGCCTGTACGCCAACTGGCCGGTCGGCCTGGCACCGGGCATGGGCCTGAACGCATTCTTCACCTACACCGTGGTCGGCACCATGGGCTACAACTGGGAAACCGCCCTCGGCGCGGTGTTTGTCTCCGGTGTGTTGTTCATGATTCTGACGTTTTCCAAGATTCGCGAATGGCTGCTCAACAGCATTCCGGTCAGCCTGCGCTACGCCATGGGCGCCGGGGTCGGACTGTTTCTAGGGATCATCGGCCTGAAAACCGCCGGCATCATCGTCGCCAGCCCGGCCACCCTGATCAAACTCGGCTCCCTGCGCGAGCCTGGCCCGCTGCTGGCGGCCATCTGCTTCCTGATGATTGCCGTGCTCAGCTACCACAAAGTCTTCGGCGCGATCCTCATCAGCATCATCACCGTGACCCTCGCCGGTTGGGGCCTGGGCCTGGTGCATTACGGCGGAATCATGTCCGCCCCGCCGAGCCTGGCACCGACCTGGATGGCCATGAACATCGCCGGCGTGTTCAACGTCAGCATGATCAGCGTGGTGCTGGCGTTCCTCTTCGTGCACATGTTCGACACCGCCGGTACCTTGATGGGCGTCGCCCAGCGCGCCGGCCTGGTCAACGCTGATGGCCGGATCGAAAACCTCTCTCGCGCCATGAAAGCTGACAGCGCCTCCAGCGTATTCGGGGCGATGGTCGGCGTCCCTCCAGTAACAAGCTATGTAGAAAGTGCCGCGGGTGTAGCCGCTGGTGGTCGGACTGGTCTTACCGCAGTGACCGTAGGTGTGCTATTTATTGCCGCGATGTTCTTCGCACCGCTGGCTGGCATGATTCCGGCTTATGCAACGGCGGGTGCGCTGATTTATGTGGCGATGCTGATGATGAGCGGTATGGCTCACATCAACTGGGATGAAGCGACCGACAGCATCCCGGCCATCGTTACCGCGATCATGATGCCGCTGACCTTCTCGGTCGCCGACGGCATCGCACTGGGCTTTATCACTTACGTGGTGCTGAAGGCTGGTACCGGTAAGTACAAGGAAATTTCCGCCAGCTTGTGGGTGCTCTGCGCGATCTTCATCGCCAAGTTCATTTTCTTGTAA